In a genomic window of Saccharomyces kudriavzevii IFO 1802 strain IFO1802 genome assembly, chromosome: 2:
- the YSA1 gene encoding ADP-ribose diphosphatase (similar to Saccharomyces cerevisiae YSA1 (YBR111C); ancestral locus Anc_3.365), whose translation MFCKIFPKSARQVFLNSKRLFRTMSSVKGKPEEAKIVEVHHVKDTSDCKWIGLQKIIYKDPNGKEREWDSAIRTTRGSGGVDGIGILTILKYKDGKPDEILLQKQFRPPVEGVCIEMPAGLIDADEDVDTAALRELKEETGYKGKIISKSPTVFNDPGFTNTNLCLVTVEVDMSLPENQKPVAQLEDNEFIECFSVQLHKFPDEMIKLDQQGYKLDARVQNVAQGILMAKQYHIQ comes from the coding sequence ATGTTTTGTAAgatatttccaaaaagtGCAAGACAGGTTTTCCTCAATTCAAAGAGACTATTTCGAACAATGAGCAGTGTCAAAGGTAAACCAGAAGAAGCCAAGATAGTCGAAGTCCATCACGTCAAAGACACCTCGGATTGTAAGTGGATTGgtttacaaaaaatcatctaCAAAGATCCAAACGGGAAGGAAAGAGAATGGGACAGTGCGATTCGTACCACTAGAGGTTCAGGTGGTGTGGATGGTATTGGCATCCTGACCATTCTAAAATACAAGGATGGAAAACCCGACGAAATTCTACTACAGAAACAATTTCGTCCTCCCGTTGAAGGCGTATGCATTGAAATGCCAGCTGGCCTGATTGATGCGGATGAAGATGTCGATACTGCGGCATTGCGGGAACTTAAAGAAGAGACTGGTtacaaaggaaaaattatttctAAAAGTCCAACTGTTTTTAATGACCCTGGTTTCACCAACACCAACCTCTGTCTTGTTACTGTCGAAGTTGACATGAGTTTGCCTGAAAACCAAAAACCAGTGGCTCAATTGGAAGATAATGAGTTCATTGAATGTTTCAGCGTACAGCTGCACAAGTTTCCAGACGAAATGATTAAGTTAGACCAGCAAGGCTATAAATTGGATGCGCGTGTTCAGAATGTGGCCCAAGGTATTCTCATGGCTAAACAATACCATATTCAATAA
- the SUS1 gene encoding Sus1p (similar to Saccharomyces cerevisiae SUS1 (YBR111W-A); ancestral locus Anc_3.366): MTLDTVQLKGQIQQYLVESGNYELISNELNARLLQEGWVDKVKDLTKSEMNINESTNFTQVLSSVEPKALEMVSNSTRETILNQIRQFLEEVVDTQ; encoded by the exons ATGACTTTGGATACTGTCCAATTAAAAGGTCAAATACAACAATACCTTGTGGAATCAGGAAACTATGAATT AATTTCGAATGAATTAAACGCTAGATTACTTCAAGAAGGTTGGGTGGATAAAGTCAAAGATTTGACCAAATCAGAAATGAACATAAATGAATCCACGAACTTCACGCAAGTCTTATCCTCGGTAGAACCCAAAGCACTAG AGATGGTATCGAATTCAACAAGGGAGACCATTTTGAACCAAATAAGGCAATTTCTCGAAGAGGTTGTGGATACACAATGA
- the CYC8 gene encoding transcription regulator CYC8 (similar to Saccharomyces cerevisiae CYC8 (YBR112C); ancestral locus Anc_3.367) → MNSGGEQTIMEQPAQQQQQQQQQQAAVPQQPLDPLTQSTAETWLSIASLAETLGDGDRAAMAYDATLQFNPSSAKALTSLAHLYRSRDMFQRAAELYERALLVNPELSDVWATLGHCYLMLDDLQRAYNAYQQALYHLSNPNVPKLWHGIGILYDRYGSLDYAEEAFAKVLELDPHFEKANEIYFRLGIIYKHQGKWSQALECFRYILPQPPAPLQEWDIWFQLGSVLESMGEWQGAKEAYEHVLAQNQHHAKVLQQLGCLYGMSNVQFYDPQKALDYLLKSLEADPSDATTWYHLGRVHMIRTDYTAAYDAFQQAVNRDSRNPIFWCSIGVLYYQISQYRDALDAYTRAIRLNPYISEVWYDLGTLYETCNNQLSDALDAYKQAARLDVNNVHIRERLEALTKQLENPGNINKSNGAPSNASPAPPPVILQPTLQPNDQGNPLNARIPAQSLNAAASLVQQQHPAQQTPINSSATMYTNGASPQLQAHAQAQAQAQAQAQAQAQAQAQAQAQAQAQAQAQAQAQAQAQAQAQAQAQAQAQAQAQAQAQAQAQAQQHQAQQHQAQQHQAQQHQAQQHQAQQHQAQQHQAQQQQQQQQQQQQQQQLQQQQLQALPRQQQHQKGVSVQMLNPQQGQPYVTQPTVIQAHQLQPFSTQAMEHPQGSQLSPQQQLQSIQHPQQLQSQHQSQPQPLIQRGLEQNSLPQKRYMEGAIHTLVDAAVSSSTHPENNAKSPNQLPHSISNQTSATVTPNIGPQPKKQKLNSPNSNINKLVNTATEENSAHEITNSPLPVAESNATSIQEEKPARANSIPPVIYAQEPSKEATTNEETAKPAPVPTPTNSSNVEVEPFAAQTTLSSENSTNRANEESTAGTIEPFTDANPAEASPGEEDLKQHAKEEKSTTPEATEKKEPPTGGENEPQQEDSLTTTTTATATVIKPTLETMETVKEETKMREEEQTPQEKPPQENLLPRENVVRQVEEDENYDD, encoded by the coding sequence atGAATTCGGGCGGTGAACAAACAATAATGGAACAACCCGctcagcagcagcagcagcaacaacaacagcaggCTGCGGTTCCTCAACAGCCGCTAGACCCATTAACACAATCGACGGCAGAAACCTGGCTCTCCATAGCTTCCTTGGCGGAAACCCTTGGTGATGGTGACCGGGCTGCAATGGCATATGACGCCACTTTACAATTCAATCCCTCCTCCGCAAAGGCTTTGACGTCGTTGGCTCATTTATACCGTTCCAGGGATATGTTCCAAAGGGCTGCAGAATTATATGAAAGGGCTCTTTTGGTGAATCCCGAACTATCAGACGTGTGGGCTACATTAGGTCATTGTTATCTGATGCTGGATGATCTGCAAAGAGCTTATAATGCCTACCAGCAAGCTCTATATCATCTCAGCAACCCGAACGTACCGAAATTATGGCACGGTATCGGTATTCTTTATGACCGATACGGTTCGTTAGACTATGCCGAAGAAGCGTTCGCCAAAGTCTTGGAATTAGACCCTCATTTTGAGAAGGCAAACGAAATTTATTTCAGATTGGGTATTATCTACAAACACCAGGGCAAATGGTCTCAAGCTTTGGAATGCTTCAGATACATTCTTCCTCAACCTCCTGCTCCTTTGCAGGAATGGGACATATGGTTCCAATTGGGTAGTGTTTTGGAGAGTATGGGTGAGTGGCAGGGCGCAAAAGAGGCCTATGAGCACGTTTTGGCTCAAAATCAACATCATGCTAAAGTATTACAACAACTGGGTTGTCTTTACGGTATGAGCAATGTACAATTCTACGACCCTCAAAAGGCATTGGATTACCTCCTAAAATCACTAGAGGCAGATCCCTCTGATGCCACTACATGGTACCACCTGGGTAGAGTCCATATGATCAGAACAGATTACACCGCTGCATATGATGCCTTCCAACAAGCGGTCAACAGAGATTCAAGAAACCCCATCTTCTGGTGCTCCATCGGTGTATTATACTACCAAATATCTCAATACAGAGACGCCTTGGACGCTTACACGAGGGCTATAAGATTGAATCCCTATATCAGTGAAGTTTGGTATGATTTAGGTACCCTTTACGAAACTTGTAACAATCAACTGTCTGACGCTCTAGACGCATATAAACAAGCTGCAAGATTAGATGTAAATAATGTTCACATTAGAGAAAGGTTAGAAGCTTTAACCAAACAATTGGAAAATCCAGGCAATATAAACAAATCAAACGGTGCTCCCTCAAATGCCTCTCCTGCACCACCTCCTGTGATTTTACAACCTACCTTACAACCTAACGATCAAGGTAACCCCTTAAACGCCAGAATTCCAGCTCAGTCTCTTAACGCTGCTGCTTCATTGGTACAACAACAGCATCCTGCTCAACAGACGCCAATTAACTCATCTGCAACAATGTACACTAATGGAGCTTCTCCTCAATTGCAAGCACACGCTCAAGCACAGGCCCAAGCGCAAGCACAGGCGCAGGCGCAGGCTCAAGCGCAGGCTCAAGCTCAAGCGCAGGCTCAAGCGCAAGCGCAAGCACAAGCTCAAGCACAAGCACAGGCACAAGCCCAAGCCCAAGCCCAGGCCCAAGCTCAAGCTCAGGCACAAGCACAGGCACAAGCCCAAGCCCAAGCACAAGCTCAGCAACACCAGGCCCAGCAACACCAGGCCCAGCAACACCAGGCCCAGCAACATCAAGCCCAGCAACATCAAGCTCAGCAACATCAAGCCCAGCAACATCAAGcccagcagcagcagcagcagcagcagcagcaacaacaacaacaacaactgcaacaacaacaactgCAAGCCTTACCCAGGCAACAGCAGCACCAAAAGGGAGTTTCTGTGCAAATGCTGAACCCACAACAAGGACAACCGTACGTCACCCAACCGACTGTCATACAAGCACATCAACTACAACCATTCTCGACACAAGCCATGGAACATCCGCAGGGCTCTCAGCTATCACCTCAACAACAACTGCAATCTATTCAACATCCACAACAACTTCAAAGCCAACATCAGAGTCAACCTCAACCTTTGATTCAACGTGGCCTGGAGCAGAATTCCTTACCCCAAAAGAGATACATGGAAGGTGCCATTCACACTTTAGTAGATGCCGCCGTATCCAGTAGCACACACCCCGAAAATAACGCCAAATCTCCTAATCAACTACCTCATTCCATTTCAAACCAAACTTCTGCGACAGTAACACCAAACATTGGACCACAGccaaagaagcaaaaactGAACTCTCCAAATTCAAACATCAACAAGTTAGTTAATACTGCTACCGAAGAAAATTCAGCGCATGAGATAACCAATTCACCGCTACCGGTGGCAGAGTCTAATGCTACTTCTATACAAGAGGAAAAACCTGCAAGGGCAAACTCGATACCTCCAGTGATTTATGCGCAAGAACCCTCGAAAGAAGCTACTACCAATGAAGAAACCGCTAAACCAGCTCCTGTTCCTACACCAACGAACTCATCCAATGTAGAAGTCGAGCCATTCGCTGCGCAAACGACTTTATCTTCCGAAAATTCAACAAACAGGGCGAATGAGGAAAGTACTGCTGGGACCATCGAACCTTTCACTGATGCTAATCCTGCAGAGGCAAGCCCaggtgaagaagatttaaaGCAGCATgctaaagaggaaaaaagcaCTACGCCTGAAGCAACCGAAAAGAAGGAGCCACCAACCGGCGGGGAAAATGAACCACAACAAGAGGACTCTCTCACCACAACgacaacagcaacagcaacagtaATCAAACCTACTTTGGAAACAATGGAGACGGTAAAAGAGGAAACAAAAATGCGCGAAGAGGAACAGACACCTCAAGAAAAACCCCCacaagaaaatttactTCCAAGAGAAAATGTGGTAAGGCAagtggaagaagatgaaaattaTGATGACTAA
- the RAD16 gene encoding DNA repair protein RAD16 (similar to Saccharomyces cerevisiae RAD16 (YBR114W); ancestral locus Anc_3.368) — protein MQEGGFIRRRRTRSSKENVNYNELSDDDADLKNPKTLHLKRESEKEGDIHDEEYRDDATLVKTPDDEDEDFAIDLTGSDKERTATGESIHVIEDEGEGKIDVKNAGEKIIELKDESDDDDEPLTKKRKPATKKKKKKSTTKRKPPKITPYERNTVRLYEHHPELKDVFSDLRNEPPYVARRSDQPDGMTIKLLPFQLEGLHWLISQEESVYAGGVLADEMGMGKTIQTIALLLNDLAKSPSLVVAPTVALMQWKNEIEQHTKGQLKIYMYHGASKTTNVGDLQGYDVVLTTYAVLESVFRKQNYGFRRKNGLFKQSSALHNVDFYRVILDEAHNIKDRQSNTARAVNNLKTQKRWCLSGTPLQNRIGEMYSLIRFLNINPFTKYFCTKCDCASKDWKFTDRMHCDHCSHVIMQHTNFFNHFMLKNIQKFGVEGPGLESFNNIQTLLKNIMLRRTKVERADDLGLPPRIVTVRRDFFNEEEKDLYRSLYSDSKRKYNSFVEEGVVLNNYANIFTLITRMRQLADHPDLVLKRLKNSSNDDLGVVICQLCNDEAEEPIESKCHHKFCRLCIKEYVESYMENNNKLTCPICHIGLSIDLSQPALEVDLESFKKQSIVSRLNMKGKWQSSTKIEALVEELYKLRSNKRTIKSIVFSQFTSMLDLVEWRLKRAGFQTVKLQGSMSPTQRDETIKYFMNNIQCEVFLVSLKAGGVALNLCEASHVFILDPWWNPSVEWQSGDRVHRIGQFRPVKITRFCIEDSIETRIIELQEKKANMIHATINQDEAAISRLTPADLQFLFNN, from the coding sequence atgcaAGAAGGCGGCTTTATTCGTAGAAGACGTACAAGAAGTAGTAAGGAAAATGTGAATTATAATGAGCTGAGCGATGACGATgcagatttgaaaaacccGAAGACTCTGCATCTGAAAAGAGAGAGCGAGAAAGAAGGAGACATCCATGACGAAGAATACCGTGATGACGCTACGCTTGTAAAGACTCCcgacgatgaagacgaagacTTCGCTATAGACCTAACGGGTTCCGATAAAGAACGAACCGCCACTGGTGAGAGTATTCACGTGATCGAGGATGAAGGTGAAGGCAAAATAGACGTAAAGAATGCAGGGGAAAAGATAATAGAGCTCAAGGATGAGtctgatgatgacgacgaaCCCCtaacgaagaaaaggaaaccCGCtacgaaaaagaagaaaaagaaaagcacaACTAAGAGAAAGCCACCGAAGATAACTCCATATGAAAGGAACACTGTACGATTGTACGAACACCATCCTGAACTGAAAGATGTGTTTTCCGATCTGAGAAATGAGCCTCCCTATGTTGCTCGGAGGTCTGATCAACCCGATGGTATGACAATTAAGCTGTTACCTTTCCAACTGGAAGGTCTTCATTGGCTCATATCACAGGAGGAAAGCGTTTATGCAGGCGGTGTTCTGGCGGATGAAATGGGTATGGGTAAAACTATTCAAACTATCGCCCTGTTGTTGAATGATTTGGCCAAGTCTCCATCTTTAGTCGTCGCCCCCACCGTTGCGCTGATGCAGTGGAAAAACGAGATAGAACAACATACCAAGGGACAACTGAAGATTTACATGTATCACGGTGCTTCCAAGACCACTAATGTCGGAGATCTTCAGGGTTACGATGTCGTACTGACCACTTACGCCGTATTGGAATCCGTATTCAGAAAGCAGAACTACGGGTTCAGGAGGAAAAACGGTCTTTTCAAGCAGTCTTCCGCGTTACATAATGTCGACTTCTACAGAGTAATCCTGGATGAAGCACACAATATCAAGGATAGGCAAAGTAATACCGCTAGAGCTGTGAACAATCTAAAAACTCAAAAGCGATGGTGTCTTTCAGGCACTCCACTACAGAATAGAATCGGTGAAATGTACTCTTTGATCAGGTTTTTGAACATCAATCCTTTCACAAAATACTTTTGCACCAAATGTGATTGTGCCTCGAAGGACTGGAAATTTACAGATCGCATGCATTGCGATCACTGTAGTCATGTCATCATGCAACATACCAATTTCTTTAACCATTTCATGCTaaagaatattcaaaagtttgGAGTAGAAGGACCTGGTTTAGAATCTTTTAATAACATCCAAACactgttgaaaaatatcatgcTAAGAAGGACCAAAGTGGAAAGAGCAGATGACTTAGGTCTACCCCCCAGAATCGTCACTGTGAGGAGAGACTTCTTCAATGAGGAAGAGAAGGATCTTTACAGAAGTTTATATAGCGATTCTAAAAGGAAGTATAATTCTTTTGTCGAGGAAGGTGTTGTTCTTAACAACTATGCGAACATTTTCACTTTAATCACACGAATGAGACAACTGGCAGATCATCCTGATTTGGTTTTGAAAAGACTTAAGAACTCCTCTAATGATGACCTAGGTGTCGTGATCTGTCAGTTGTGTAACgatgaagctgaagaaCCGATTGAATCTAAATGTCATCATAAATTCTGTCGTTTATGCATCAAAGAATATGTTGAATCTTACATGgaaaataacaataaactTACATGCCCCATCTGTCACATCGGTTTAAGTATTGATTTATCTCAACCGGCTTTAGAAGTGGACCTAGAGTcattcaagaaacaaaGTATTGTTAGTCGTCTAAACATGAAAGGTAAGTGGCAATCATCGACGAAAATCGAAGCCCTGGTAGAAGAACTGTATAAATTAAGAAGCAATAAGCGCACAATTAAATCCATTGTATTTTCCCAGTTTACAAGTATGTTAGATCTAGTAGAATGGAGATTGAAAAGAGCTGGTTTTCAAACAGTGAAGCTTCAAGGTAGTATGTCTCCAACGCAAAGAGACGAAACCATCAAATATTTCATGAACAACATTCAATGCGAAGTCTTCCTGGTAAGTTTAAAGGCTGGTGGTGTGGCTTTGAATCTTTGTGAAGCTTCTCATGTATTCATTCTGGACCCGTGGTGGAATCCTAGTGTGGAATGGCAAAGTGGTGATAGAGTCCATAGAATTGGTCAGTTTCGACCCGTTAAGATCACGAGATTTTGCATTGAAGATAGTATAGAGACAAGAATTATTGAATTACAGGAGAAAAAGGCCAATATGATTCATGCTACAATTAACCAAGATGAAGCCGCTATCAGCAGACTGACGCCAGCGGATTTGCAGTTTTTGTTCAATAATTAA
- the LYS2 gene encoding L-aminoadipate-semialdehyde dehydrogenase (similar to Saccharomyces cerevisiae LYS2 (YBR115C); ancestral locus Anc_3.369) translates to MTNETVWIEKLDNPTLSVLPHDFLRPQQEPYTRQATYSLQVPQLDVPHNAFINKYAVALSVWAALLYRVTGDDDIVLYIANNKILRFNIQPTWSFSELYSTINAELSQLESVKADFSFDDLAENIQSHQDLERTPQLFRLAFLENQDFKLDQFKHHLVDFALNLETNNSAHVLNLIYNNLLYSNDRVTIIADQFTQYLTAALKDPSICITKISLITPSSKGSLPDPTENLGWCDFVGCIHDIFQDNAEAFPERACVVETPALNSKKSRSFTYQDINRTSNIVAHYLIKTGIKRGDVVMIYSSRGVDLMVCVMGVLKAGATFSVIDPAYPPARQTVYLGVAKPRGLIVIRAAGQLDQLVEEYIKDKLDIVSRINSIAIQENGTIESDRSDEGGDVLTPYEQLKDTRTGVVVGPDSNPTLSFTSGSEGIPKGVLGRHFSLAYYFNWMSKKFNLSENDKFTMLSGIAHDPIQRDMFTPLFLGAQLYVPTQDDIGTPGRLAEWMSTYGCTVTHLTPAMGQLLTAQATTSFPKLHHAFFVGDILTKRDCLRLQTLAENCRIVNMYGTTETQRSVSYFEVKSKNDDPNFLKKLKDVMPAGKGMLNVQLLVVNRNDRTQICGIGEIGEIYVRAGGLAEGYRGLPDLNKEKFVNNWFVGKDHWNYLNKDNGEPWRQFWLGPRDRLYRTGDLGRYLPDGDCECCGRADDQVKIRGFRIELGEIDTHISQHPLVRENITLVRKNADNEPTLITFMVPRFDKPEELSKFQSEVPKEVTSDPIVKGLVGYHLLSRDIKTFLKKRLASYAMPSLIVVMDKLPLNPNGKVDKPKLQFPTPKQLNLVAENTISEIDDSQFTDIEREVRDLWLGILPTKPASVSPDDSFFDLGGHSILATKMIFTLKKKLEVDLPLGTIFKYPTIKSFAAEINRIKSSDGSAQQETKTTTTVDYAEDAKKLVETLSSSYPSRESFVEPNSAEGETTINVFVTGTTGFLGSYILADLLKRSTKNYRFKVFAHVRAKDEEAAFERLHKAGITYGTWNEKFALSIEIVLGDLSKSQFGLSDEKWSDLANTIDVIIHNGALVHWVYPYAKLRDANVISTINVMNLAAVGKPKFFDFVSSTSTLDTEYYFDLSDKLVSEGKSGILESDDLMNSASGLTGGYGQSKWAAEYIIRRAGERGLRGCIVRPGYVTGASANGSSNTDDFLLRCLKGSVQLGKIPDIRNSVNMVPVDHVARVVVATSLNPPKDNELTVAQVTGHPRILFKDYLYTLHDYGYDAEIERYSDWKKSLEVSVIDKNEDNALYPLLHMVLDNLPESTKAPELDDRNAVASLKKDIAWTSVDWSNGMGITPEEVGIYIAFLNEVGFLPPPAHNDRLPLPSIELTQAQISLVASGAGARGSSATA, encoded by the coding sequence ATGACGAACGAAACCGTCTGGATAGAGAAGTTAGATAATCCAACCCTTTCGGTGCTGCCACATGACTTTTTGCGCCCACAGCAGGAACCTTATACAAGACAGGCTACATATTCTTTACAGGTTCCTCAACTAGATGTACCTCATAATGCATTTATTAACAAGTACGCTGTCGCTTTAAGTGTATGGGCTGCATTGTTATATAGAGTAACCGGCGATGATGACATTGTTCTCTATATCGCCAATAACAAAATCTTAAGATTTAACATTCAACCAACGTGGTCATTTAGTGAGTTGTATTCCACTATAAACGCTGAATTAAGTCAGCTCGAGTCCGTTAAAGCTGATTTCTCATTCGATGATTTGGCTGAGAATATTCAGAGTCACCaggatttggaaagaaCACCTCAGTTATTTCGCTTGGCCTTTTTAGAAAACCAAGATTTCAAACTGGACCAGTTCAAGCATCACTTAGTGGACTTTGCGTTGAATCTGGAAACAAACAATAGTGCACATGTTTTGAACTTGATCTATAACAACTTGTTGTATTCAAATGATAGAGTAACCATTATTGCAGACCAATTTACCCAATATTTGACTGCCGCACTAAAGGACCCATCTATTTGCATAACCAAAATTTCTCTGATTACGCCATCTTCTAAGGGCAGCTTACCTGATCCAACAGAGAACTTGGGCTGGTGCGATTTTGTAGGTTGTATTCATGACATTTTCCAAGATAACGCTGAAGCCTTCCCAGAAAGAGCCTGTGTTGTGGAAACGCCAGCACTAAACTCTAAAAAATCTCGTTCTTTTACTTATCAGGATATCAACCGTACCTCTAATATAGTAGCCCATTATTTAATTAAGACAGGTATCAAAAGAGGTGATGTCGTGATGATTTACTCCTCAAGAGGTGTTGACTTAATGGTATGCGTGATGGGTGTCTTGAAAGCCGGCGCCACTTTTTCTGTTATTGACCCAGCATATCCTCCAGCTAGGCAAACAGTTTACCTAGGTGTGGCCAAACCTCGTGGGTTGATTGTTATTAGAGCTGCTGGTCAATTAGACCAACTGGTGGAAGAATACATCAAGGATAAGTTGGACATTGTTTCTAGAATCAACTCTATTGCAATTCAGGAAAACGGCACCATTGAAAGTGACAGGTCAGATGAAGGCGGAGACGTTTTGACTCCGTATGAACAACTCAAGGATACCAGAACAGGTGTGGTTGTGGGTCCAGACTCTAATCCAACCCTGTCTTTCACCTCTGGTTCTGAAGGTATTCCCAAAGGTGTTCTTGGTagacatttttctttagcCTACTATTTCAATTGGATGTCTAAAAAGTTCAACTTGTCAGAAAATGATAAGTTCACAATGCTGAGTGGTATTGCACACGACCCAATTCAAAGAGATATGTTTACCCCACTATTTCTAGGTGCTCAATTGTATGTTCCTACACAAGACGACATTGGTACACCAGGTCGTTTAGCTGAATGGATGAGTACATATGGCTGCACTGTCACACATTTAACTCCTGCCATGGGTCAATTACTTACCGCTCAGGCCACAACTTCATTCCCAAAATTGCATCACGCCTTTTTTGTGGGTGACATCTTAACGAAACGTGATTGTCTAAGGTTGCAGACGTTGGCCGAAAACTGCCGTATCGTGAATATGTACGGTACCACTGAAACACAACGTTCCGTTTCCTATTTTGAagtcaaatcaaaaaatgacgacccaaactttttgaagaaattgaaggatgTTATGCCTGCAGGTAAAGGTATGTTAAACGTCCAGTTATTGGTTGTTAACAGGAATGATCGTACTCAAATATGTGGTATCGGTGAGATCGGTGAGATTTACGTGCGTGCCGGTGGTTTAGCAGAGGGCTACAGAGGATTGCCAGatttgaataaagaaaaatttgttaaCAACTGGTTTGTCGGGAAGGATCACTGgaattatttgaataagGATAATGGCGAACCCTGGAGACAATTCTGGTTGGGTCCAAGGGATAGATTGTACAGAACCGGTGACTTGGGTCGTTATCTTCCAGACGGTGACTGTGAATGTTGCGGTAGAGCTGATGATCAAGTTAAAATCCGTGGGTTTAGAATAGAGTTGGGAGAAATAGATACACATATTTCTCAACACCCCCTGGTAAGAGAAAACATCACTTTAGTTCGCAAGAACGCGGATAATGAACCAACTTTGATAACGTTTATGGTCCCAAGATTTGATAAGCCGGAAGAGCTATCTAAATTCCAAAGTGAGGTTCCAAAAGAAGTTACGAGTGACCCAATAGTCAAAGGTTTAGTCGGTTACCATCTTTTATCTAGGGACATTAAAACTttcctgaaaaaaagactgGCAAGTTACGCTATGCCTTCTCTAATTGTTGTAATGGATAAGCTACCATTGAATCCAAATGGTAAAGTTGACAAGCCAAAACTACAATTTCCAACCCCAAAGCAACTAAACTTGGTTGCTGAGAATACAATTTCTGAAATTGACGACTCTCAATTTACTGATATTGAACGTGAAGTTAGGGACTTATGGTTAGGTATATTACCTACCAAGCCAGCTTCTGTATCACCTGATGATTCGTTTTTCGACTTGGGTGGTCATTCTATCTTAGCTACCAAAATGATATTCacattaaagaaaaagctaGAGGTTGATTTGCCATTGGGAactattttcaaatatccAACCATAAAAAGTTTTGCTGCAGAAATCAATAGAATCAAATCATCTGACGGATCGGCACAACAAGAAACCAAAACAACCACTACCGTCGATTATGCAGAAGATGCTAAGAAATTAGTTGAGACACTATCAAGTTCTTATCCTTCTCGCGAGTCTTTCGTTGAACCTAATAGTGCTGAAGGTGAGACCACAATCAATGTTTTTGTGACTGGTACAACCGGGTTTTTAGGTTCATATATTCTTGCAGATTTGTTGAAACGTTCAACAAAGAATTATAGGTTCAAAGTTTTCGCTCACGTGAGGGctaaagatgaagaagctgCATTCGAAAGGCTACACAAGGCGGGGATCACATATGGAACTTGGAATGAGAAATTCGCCTTGAGTATTGAAATTGTGTTAGGTGACTTATCAAAGAGTCAGTTTGGCCTTTCTGATGAGAAATGGTCAGATTTGGCAAACACGATTGACGTGATTATTCATAACGGTGCTTTGGTGCACTGGGTGTATCCATATGCAAAATTGAGGGATGCCAATGTTATCTCCACAATAAACGTTATGAACTTAGCAGCCGTTGGCAAGccaaaattctttgattttgtttCCTCTACTTCCACACTGGATACAGAATATTACTTCGACCTGTCAGATAAACTTGTTAGCGAAGGAAAGTCAGGTATTCTGGAATCTGatgatttgatgaattctgCAAGCGGGCTCACCGGTGGGTATGGTCAATCCAAGTGGGCTGCAGAGTATATCATCAGACGTGCAGGTGAAAGAGGGCTACGTGGATGTATTGTCAGGCCTGGTTACGTAACAGGTGCCTCTGCTAATGGTTCTTCAAACACAGATGATTTCTTATTGAGATGTTTGAAAGGATCAGTTCAACTGGGCAAAATTCCAGATATTAGAAATTCCGTGAATATGGTTCCAGTAGACCATGTGGCTCgtgttgttgttgccaCTTCTCTGAATCCACCAAAAGATAATGAATTGACTGTCGCCCAAGTGACGGGTCATCCAAGAATATTATTCAAGGACTACCTATATACTTTGCACGATTATGGTTACGACGCCGAAATAGAAAGATACTCTGACTGGAAAAAGTCATTGGAAGTATCTGTCATCGataagaatgaagataatgCATTGTATCCTTTGTTACACATGGTCCTAGACAACTTACCTGAAAGTACCAAGGCTCCCGAATTGGATGACAGGAATGCCGTCgcatctttgaagaaagacaTTGCATGGACAAGTGTCGATTGGTCCAATGGGATGGGAATTACACCGGAAGAGGTTGGTATCTACATTGCATTTTTGAACGAGGTTGGATTTTTACCTCCACCAGCTCATAATGACAGACTTCCACTGCCAAGTATAGAACTAACTCAAGCACAAATAAGCCTAGTCGCTTCAGGCGCTGGTGCTCGTGGAAGTTCCGCAACCGCTTAA